The Tripterygium wilfordii isolate XIE 37 chromosome 18, ASM1340144v1, whole genome shotgun sequence nucleotide sequence AAGCAAAGGCTGGCCTACATTTACAGCTGCATATAAGATGTCAAAAGCAGCTCTCATAGCCTACACAAGGATTGCAGCCAACAAGTATCCGAGTTTCTGCGTCAACAGTGTTTGTCCTGGCTTTGTTAAAACAGATTTTAACCGCAACAAAGGCACACTGACAGTAGAAGAAGGAGCTGAAAGTCTTCTGAAGTTGGCAATGCTGCCTAAAGGAGGTCCTTCTGGTCTCTTCTTCATGAGAGATCAAGTTTCAATCTTCTGATGGATCATATGCTTAATTCGTTTATTTAAACCTACATGCACATAgtcatttgaaaatttgtggtttctttttctttttcttttttgatttgggTACGATCAGCACAATAAGATGTCACATTGCTATTGTGATTATGGATCAATGCGCAATTGATCTCAAAAATGTTTGTCAAACTAGCCAGTGATCCCTTCATTGTTGACATATTCTATGAAGtttgtttttttgggtaataAGACCTTAGTATACCTGATGTTGCATAGTATATTTGTTGTATCAGAGATAGGAAGTATGCATTAGTGATAAATTAATTGAACAGGAGATTACAAGAAGATATCAACAATGACAAAATAAATACAGGTATCATCACAAACGACACACTCAATTAAGAGGCATAGACagaataatacatatataagcaACCATATGAGAATCAAGCATCAGACCAGGTAATATCTAGGCCACCCCACTGGCCATGAGGTACTCCCAAAGCTTTCCACACAGCCTTTGAGGCATCAACAATGTTGTTAGGACACGGAGGCTGATAGTCATGATCTCCATCACATCCCATGGTTGAGTCACACTCATCCACCACCATAGCCACCACGCTGCGCCCGTTGGCGCTGATAGTGATGTTGTGAAGGCACCTGCCTTTGTTATTGAACCATCCAGTTGACAATGCAACAACTGGTGTGTCGTCGGAGTGGTATTGGTTGTCACACTCAGATGGGCCGCCACCATCTCCACCTTTCTGAAAGCTGTTGAGAGTGAGGTAGGCCTTTGTATTGCCAGAAACTGGCGGCGAGCATTTGTAAGTAGGGTAGAATTTGCCTTGTTTGCAGCAGTCAGAGTCATTCTCTGTGTTGCATTGTCCTGGAGGAGGCTTCTTTCCCTTAATTTTGCCACTTGGGCTACATTGCAGAGCTTCAATGTCCAAACATGATGTCCAGATCagaatgacaaaaagaaaagcGCTTGACTTGAAGGAAACAGTACTCTTCATTatgttcctctctctctctatctctatctctctcaCTTGTGTATTGATTTTGTGGTGAGTGCTTGATGCAAGGgacatgtcatatatatatatatatatatatatatatatatatatattagatctACTTGGTTATCAGCTTACACATATTCTtgacaaatacacaaaacaaCATTCAAAACATTATTGTCTCCGCGAAATAAGAAACAAGGCACGCAACGTCTCAGCGACGAAAATTATTTCATTGACATCTAAGCAAAATCTGCATCCCTGTTTTTGTTGGCAGATAAGGGTCATAATCTTGTTCTCCTTTGTTGCTATATATGACACAAATGGAAGACAACAATCTTGTCTAGTTGTGTCATATATTCATGGATAAATTCTGTAAAAAGATGGATAAATAAGGGTCATAATCTTGTTCAGTTTTTCTTTGAGGAGTAATATAGTATTCTGAAATTGGACCATTGCTTTGTTGAAACACCAAAGATGGAAGACAATATTTTGTCTACTTGTGACATTTATTCATGCAGAATTTTGTCTGTATCCATTAAATAATAAGTCTATGTGATCCACTAATATGGCTTAGTGCTCTAATGAAGTATATTTCTCCTGTCTTGACTCGGGGATTGTGAATTGATTAACATTTCAGTACATTGATTAGCATGTCAATGGAGATCATATGCAGCAGCTCGaactaggggtggcaaaaaaaattCGGTTCCGAGTCGATTCGGATCAGACAACAGCatgtatttatgaaatatttacatggtAGACCCTAATCTAGACTGTATTtcggatgtacttaattgaccaaaaccggattgatttaaatccagacaaataaatcggataataacttAATTCAGGTTAGGtttcggacaagtaaatcaaacaagatttcTTTGTTTTGACCTGAACTTGGTTTTGAAAacggacaaaaaaaatttctttgggTCTAGATTTAAGAAATATAACTTacatccaaacttgatttaatcgtcagacaaattcaatcatccggACTAGACAGAATTTTGCTACCCCTAGCTTGAACCATCATGACATCAACTAGTTAGTTATCCTTCTCAATGATGAATATTTCTTCTGGCTCCtaaactctattttttttttctagtcgATATGAATTTTCTGCCAACAAAATTTGACTGAAGCCAGTGGAATTGGagataaaaacaaaatgaaggCTTTCATATGACCATAAAATCAGATCTCTTGCAACAATTTTTAGATTCTGCTGTCCTCCACATATCTCATTCTCAAAATTGAAACTAAGACTACAAAGTCATCTAATACTAACCTTTGAAAATTAGTTATGTGATATGAGGATGTTTCATCCAACATCTCTATATACTAAGACTACCATAATTGTGGGTCTTTTGAGGGTCATATTTAGGTAGTCTCAATCATTATTAATTCTTGCCcaaaagtgtgtatatataattatatatctatgtatatattagaaataattaaatatacatgtaatatatatgttgaaggtagacatatatgtacatatatatatatatatatatatttatatttatatacctATTGAAGTgtataagaaaatatattttttcaatattaaaataaatatttatattaatgtaTTTCAAATATTGAATTTATTGAAAGACGTTAATTTATCAAATGtacataaatgaaaaatgaccaaacatattaaatttattaaaattgatTAATGTACATATGCTTCAATAAGACATTTCTTCGAACACTTTGTGAGCAATAAATAATAGTTACACTTTATACCCTATACGACGTCCCTTCCAACGACTATGGCAAAATATGCATTAGTGCATTTGTTTtggctaaaatattaaatatgtccttagactatcacatttttctctattatgtccttaaactattttttttcttcattctatccttaaactattattttccacatggtttctctcctcagtcaactttccggtgttgactccgacgaaaatgctgacgtgtcatctgaactccgacgagttttttattttattttataatcacatggatgccacgtcagcattttcgccggagtcaacaccggaatgctgactcaggatagaaaccatgtggaaaacaataatttgaggatagaatgaagaaaaaaaatagtttaaggacataatcgacAAAACTGCTATAGTCtaagcacatatataatattttagcccatTTGTTTTCTATGTTATTGTGAGTATTatgaaatatgaaattattttaaatatttctttGATAATTTATATGTCGAATTGGTTCAATCCCAATCCAATTTTGGTTTAACCACGAACTGGTAAATTTTTTGGTTTGAAGACTGATCCCATTTTTACAACATTTCATAGAAGATGAGatgataaaagtaaaaaatttcaaacttgTAAACTTTAAACCCAGTATTCAAAGTCTACAAAGGCAACGGGATGGAACCGGTGATACACAAATGCCAATCAAACAGCGAATgtaagtgatagggatcccagtaaatagGATCTCAATTATCTCAGTAATCAATTATGTTCATTGATTGATGTGCATTAGGTTTTGTGAGCtcttacacttacatcaatcaatgaccaagattgaTTACTGGAATgactgggatccctaacatttttgaacAGTGAAATGATAGAAATTGACATTAAATCAGACAAATATTACGAAACCTTTCATcttaaaaaagattaaaatttattttaatcttCTTTAAGATTCGCATCAAACCCAGTATTCAACGGGAATTGAAATTGATGGATTGTCCTTACTCtacattttaaatttaaaaaataaataagatatAATTATAATGACAGCCCAATAACACTACATAGTCTTTGATTATTACACATTCTacttaataattaaaattttgtttttgtatatttATCGTCAAAGGGGTGGGGAATTATTTATACATCTTGATTAGGCCCATTAGGAGTGATTCTCATCCCCAAGAATTATTTATACATCTTGATTAGTCTTGAATCTTGATGTTTTCCTTGCGTCAATCCTTtttgattcatgataatgaGTGTCCTTAGGTATCTAGATAAGGATGAAAACATTGTAATATGAAAAAGATATACAATTAAAGTTAAAAAAATAGGTAAGAAAGTGTTCATCACATATGTCATACTATGATACGTTGTAATCAATCCTTAACAAGTGCCCTAGGACACCCGTTTTCAATACTCTTATATTATAATGGCACTAACCAATCAATTATTAGATTACGACATAATACCACTATAATAATTGTTTGAATAATAAATAGCCTGGACAAAACCTTTGCCTGGACAAAAGACCAAAACCTTCAAAAGATTCTGTATTTAGGACCAAGAGTGCGAGCGGTTTAAGTTAGGTGGCAGACTTTTCCAAATCTTCAATTACTCAGAAAACATACACAATGAAGTTTATTATTGCCTTCTCACTTGTTTCCCTCtccattttccttttgtttctgaTTGTTGCCTCTGATTCTACAGAGGAAGCACAGGCTCTTCTTAGATGGAAAGCCAGTTTTCATAACCAAACTCAGCCTCTCTTGTCTTCATGGTCCATTCTCAATTCAACCCATTGCACTTGGTTCGGTGTCTCTTGCAATAGTGCTGGAAGTATCACTATGATTAACCTTACCAGTTGTGGCATACTTGGTACGCTCTATAACTTTTCGTTCTCATCATTTTCCAATCTCTCATATTTTGATCTTAGCATGAATTCACTCCATGGTTCCATCCCTCCTGAACTCGATCATCTCTCCAACCTTGTCCACCTTGATTTGTCGTGGAATCAGTTTTCAGGGCAAATCCCACCTACGCTTGTCCAGCTAACTCATCTTGAGGTTTTTGCGCTCAATGATAATCAACTAAATGGCTCAATTCCTCAAGAAATAGGTCATGAGCTAAGGTCCCTCGTTCAGCTTCAGCTGCACAATAACTTTCTAGATGGAGccattccaacttctttgggtAATATGAGTAACTTGACTGACTTgaatctcttcaataattcactCTCCGGTTCCATCCCACCAGGACTTGGTCAGCTCTCCAAGCTTATCTTCCTTCAATTGGAAGAAAATCACCTAAATGGTTCCATTCCTTGGGAACTAGGAAATTTGAGCTCCATTTATGATCTAGATGTGAGCAATAATCAACTCAGTGGTCAAATTCCGACATCATTTGGTGGTCTAAGACTTAGAGGTATCTGTTATCTTTACCTTTATAATAACACTCTATCTGACAGCATACCTAAAGAGATTGGAAACTTGACAACTCTTCTTCACTTGGAGTTGAATGGTAATCAACTTAGTGGTTCACTTCCAGCTTTCCTTGAAAAGTTGAGCAGC carries:
- the LOC119984801 gene encoding putative ripening-related protein 1; the encoded protein is MKSTVSFKSSAFLFVILIWTSCLDIEALQCSPSGKIKGKKPPPGQCNTENDSDCCKQGKFYPTYKCSPPVSGNTKAYLTLNSFQKGGDGGGPSECDNQYHSDDTPVVALSTGWFNNKGRCLHNITISANGRSVVAMVVDECDSTMGCDGDHDYQPPCPNNIVDASKAVWKALGVPHGQWGGLDITWSDA